A genomic stretch from Syntrophales bacterium includes:
- a CDS encoding tyrosine-type recombinase/integrase, with product MKYDDRFFKFVRNFLMVYLPKNRCCSENTIKSYRETINLLRVYIEEKKGIPFVKVKFELLDHTLIGSFLDWLQGERHCSVSTRNHRLAALKSFFKYAAQEDPSLMMAYMELSKIPVKKAPGPIITYMSEKALATLLKQPPENTRLGIRDRFFMIFMYDTGARIQELLDLCLKDLHLSDSIPCVYLTGKGQKMRAVPLLKKTVRHLNLYMKHFHPIETRRNDSLLFYTVIRGKAGKMSADNVASFMKRYGVSARVDCLEVPERVFPHLLRHTRAMNLYQMGMSLSHIKDFLGHTNVSTTDIYASADISMLKAALEKACSRDDFPKEDPVWQDNEELLLHLCGLK from the coding sequence ATGAAGTATGACGATCGGTTTTTCAAATTTGTGCGTAACTTCCTCATGGTGTATTTACCCAAAAACAGATGTTGCAGTGAGAATACGATAAAATCCTACCGGGAAACAATCAATCTGCTGCGGGTTTACATTGAAGAAAAAAAGGGTATCCCTTTTGTAAAAGTTAAATTTGAACTGCTCGATCATACACTTATTGGCAGTTTTTTGGACTGGCTGCAAGGCGAACGACACTGCAGCGTCTCTACAAGAAACCACAGGCTGGCTGCGCTGAAATCATTTTTCAAATACGCTGCACAAGAAGACCCGTCACTGATGATGGCGTATATGGAGCTTAGTAAAATTCCAGTAAAAAAAGCACCTGGGCCCATTATTACCTATATGTCAGAGAAAGCACTGGCAACTTTGCTGAAGCAACCGCCTGAAAACACTCGATTAGGCATCCGGGACAGATTCTTTATGATATTCATGTATGATACGGGTGCTCGCATACAGGAGTTATTGGATCTTTGCCTTAAGGACCTGCATCTTAGTGATAGCATACCTTGTGTCTATCTTACGGGCAAAGGGCAAAAGATGCGTGCCGTTCCACTGCTGAAAAAAACCGTCAGACATCTGAACCTTTACATGAAGCACTTCCATCCGATAGAAACCCGTAGAAACGATTCTCTTTTGTTTTACACTGTCATTAGAGGAAAAGCTGGCAAGATGTCAGCGGACAACGTTGCAAGTTTTATGAAACGTTATGGCGTGTCTGCCAGAGTTGATTGCCTTGAAGTTCCTGAAAGGGTATTTCCTCACCTGCTCCGGCATACACGTGCAATGAATTTATATCAGATGGGAATGTCACTTTCTCACATCAAGGATTTTCTGGGACATACAAATGTGAGCACTACCGATATTTATGCTTCCGCCGATATATCCATGTTGAAAGCCGCGCTTGAGAAAGCATGTTCACGTGACGATTTTCCTAAGGAAGATCCTGTTTGGCAAGACAATGAGGAATTGCTGCTTCACCTGTGTGGATTAAAATGA